A section of the Clostridium omnivorum genome encodes:
- a CDS encoding RNA polymerase sigma factor — protein sequence MKTDLELVQLVLDGEMSAYNDLLFRYEAPIYKFVANIIKSEDIAKDISQEVFIAAYYKLYTYNKKNKFSSWLFKIAMNKSIDYMRKNRNIQQVDIETAAIFDKSISPELYAEYKEVKKNLEDFIETLSKTEKHILILRYSYEDLTFNDIGQILNINDSTVKYKYYKIYDKYKKYISDKKGVTPSYEL from the coding sequence ATGAAAACTGATTTAGAATTAGTGCAGCTAGTACTTGATGGTGAAATGAGTGCATATAATGATTTGCTGTTTCGCTATGAAGCACCTATATATAAATTTGTAGCTAATATAATCAAAAGTGAGGATATTGCTAAGGACATAAGCCAAGAGGTTTTTATAGCTGCTTACTACAAGCTTTATACTTATAACAAAAAAAATAAGTTTTCTAGCTGGCTTTTTAAAATAGCAATGAACAAATCAATAGATTACATGAGAAAAAATAGAAATATTCAACAAGTAGATATTGAAACTGCTGCTATTTTCGATAAAAGTATTTCTCCAGAACTTTATGCTGAATATAAGGAAGTAAAGAAAAATTTAGAGGATTTTATTGAAACCTTAAGTAAAACTGAAAAGCATATATTAATTTTAAGATATTCCTATGAAGATCTTACCTTTAATGATATTGGACAGATACTAAATATCAATGATTCTACTGTAAAGTACAAGTATTATAAAATTTATGATAAATATAAAAAGTATATTAGTGATAAAAAAGGGGTGACACCTAGTTATGAATTGTAA
- a CDS encoding phosphodiester glycosidase family protein, translating into MNCKSFNKMLLEYIETENSGMLNQEMKEHMEACEKCANQYEEMLEVKASFRELFNAPSKSFTPQNSEILNLLDNKYYKKSLRSKILYHFKRNKYAYSVGFAFTALMIIALPLMKNFVSNPSYAIGKITNKQETTSKSAALTNENSINKYDIKGKNFNGVLLEIANPKKIALGYSLQGSKPNKTTSEIAKSYGAAAAINGGGVLIDAADNKAFAGMGIHDGNIVYSNMKDEKSTETFIGFNQDGKLIYGKYTLAEVKKLGIKEGITLSMGISLVENSKPITLSSDFGVNPRTVIGQKADGTVIMLTINGRREDSIGASLSEVQKILLEYGAVSAINLDGGSYSSMYYNGSVINKPCSPNGEQQVPSIFMVMQ; encoded by the coding sequence ATGAATTGTAAAAGCTTTAATAAAATGCTGCTTGAGTATATAGAAACTGAAAACTCTGGAATGCTTAATCAGGAAATGAAAGAACATATGGAAGCTTGTGAAAAGTGTGCTAATCAATATGAAGAAATGCTTGAAGTAAAGGCTTCCTTTAGGGAGTTATTCAATGCACCTAGCAAAAGTTTCACTCCACAGAATAGCGAAATACTTAATTTACTTGACAATAAATACTACAAAAAATCTTTAAGAAGTAAAATTTTATATCATTTTAAAAGAAATAAATACGCATATTCTGTTGGTTTTGCTTTTACTGCGTTAATGATTATAGCACTACCTTTGATGAAGAATTTTGTAAGTAACCCGTCCTATGCCATAGGCAAAATAACTAATAAGCAAGAAACAACATCTAAATCTGCCGCTTTAACCAATGAAAATTCTATTAATAAATATGATATAAAAGGTAAAAACTTTAATGGTGTACTTTTAGAGATAGCTAACCCAAAGAAAATAGCTCTAGGATATAGCCTGCAGGGGTCTAAACCAAATAAAACTACAAGTGAAATAGCCAAAAGCTATGGAGCTGCTGCTGCAATCAATGGAGGAGGAGTTTTAATAGATGCGGCAGATAACAAAGCATTTGCAGGTATGGGAATTCATGACGGAAATATAGTGTATAGTAATATGAAGGATGAAAAGAGTACAGAAACTTTTATAGGCTTTAATCAGGATGGCAAATTAATTTATGGTAAATATACCTTGGCAGAAGTTAAGAAGCTTGGCATTAAAGAGGGAATAACTTTGTCTATGGGAATTTCACTAGTAGAAAATAGTAAACCAATCACACTTAGCTCAGATTTTGGAGTGAATCCTCGAACAGTTATAGGACAAAAGGCAGATGGTACTGTAATAATGCTAACTATTAATGGAAGAAGAGAAGACTCTATTGGTGCTAGTTTATCAGAAGTACAAAAGATACTACTGGAATATGGCGCTGTATCTGCAATTAATCTTGACGGTGGATCTTATTCCTCAATGTACTATAATGGGTCAGTAATAAATAAACCTTGTAGTCCAAACGGGGAACAGCAAGTACCATCAATTTTTATGGTAATGCAATAA